A genome region from Nitrosopumilus sp. includes the following:
- a CDS encoding autoantigen p27 domain-containing protein, protein MSEDLTKKAAEMLLKGATLLSEPCPYCKGVRVLKEGQALCIKCGRQPEKKEIPKSNSSSESSTLEKTLEKKLELLSEELEKEKDHEKQQSILKTINSLLETIDKTKGKQ, encoded by the coding sequence GTGTCAGAAGATCTAACAAAAAAAGCCGCAGAAATGCTACTAAAAGGAGCAACACTTCTCAGCGAGCCATGTCCATATTGTAAGGGCGTAAGAGTATTGAAAGAAGGACAAGCATTATGCATTAAATGCGGCAGACAGCCAGAAAAAAAAGAGATTCCAAAATCAAATTCATCATCAGAATCAAGCACGTTGGAGAAAACCTTGGAGAAGAAACTAGAATTGCTTTCAGAAGAATTAGAAAAGGAGAAAGATCATGAAAAACAGCAAAGTATTCTAAAAACGATCAATTCACTATTAGAAACAATAGATAAGACTAAAGGAAAACAATAA
- a CDS encoding NAD(P)-dependent oxidoreductase has product MKKIGIIGLGMLGNAVAMHLLNSGFEITAYNRTTEKTKELREKGAIIASSPKEVAESSELVIIIVKDAEAVKQIAFGNDGIIEENHEKLIVADMSTIDPTESKNISKKFLEFNISKLDIPVMGGPNVAISGDLVMMASGDKKIFDECESILNTIANKVFYLGESGIAHSVKLAMNLQITMLALALSEGITLVKKANVDPKIFLEILNSTYFKTGMSEKKAFKMIEGKYEPTFTLANLKKDISTITNTAKNLGIELPMISKAEEIYENAIKAGLGELDYTGIIEYIRKNNE; this is encoded by the coding sequence ATGAAAAAAATTGGAATCATAGGATTAGGAATGCTAGGTAACGCAGTAGCAATGCATTTGTTAAACTCAGGATTTGAGATTACAGCATATAATAGAACAACAGAAAAGACCAAGGAATTAAGAGAAAAGGGAGCTATAATAGCATCATCACCAAAAGAAGTTGCAGAAAGTTCAGAATTAGTTATCATCATAGTAAAAGATGCAGAGGCGGTAAAACAAATTGCATTTGGCAATGATGGAATCATAGAAGAAAACCACGAGAAATTAATTGTGGCAGATATGAGTACAATAGATCCAACAGAATCAAAAAATATTTCCAAAAAATTTCTAGAATTTAACATTAGTAAATTAGACATCCCAGTTATGGGAGGTCCAAATGTTGCAATTTCAGGAGATTTGGTCATGATGGCATCAGGAGATAAAAAAATCTTCGACGAATGTGAATCAATACTAAACACTATTGCAAACAAGGTGTTTTATCTGGGAGAAAGTGGAATTGCTCATTCTGTAAAATTAGCAATGAATTTACAGATTACCATGCTTGCATTAGCATTATCTGAAGGAATAACGCTAGTGAAAAAAGCAAATGTGGATCCAAAAATTTTTCTTGAAATTTTAAACTCCACTTATTTTAAAACAGGAATGAGTGAAAAAAAGGCATTCAAAATGATCGAAGGAAAATATGAACCAACTTTCACATTAGCCAATTTGAAAAAAGATATTTCTACAATAACCAATACTGCAAAAAATCTAGGAATCGAATTGCCCATGATTAGTAAAGCTGAAGAAATATACGAAAATGCGATTAAAGCAGGCCTAGGAGAGTTAGACTATACAGGAATTATTGAATATATTAGAAAAAATAATGAATAG
- the yciH gene encoding stress response translation initiation inhibitor YciH, producing MAVICNTCGLPEDLCACGELAKDSTKIIIRLETRRFKKKGTMIEGLDPKLNNLETVAKELKNKYACGGTAKEGYIFLQGDHRDTIKDTLINLGFAEDTIELH from the coding sequence ATGGCAGTAATTTGTAATACTTGTGGTCTTCCAGAAGATTTGTGTGCTTGTGGTGAGCTTGCCAAAGATAGTACTAAAATTATTATTCGATTAGAAACTAGACGATTCAAGAAAAAAGGAACTATGATTGAAGGTTTGGATCCTAAATTAAATAATTTAGAAACGGTTGCAAAAGAACTCAAAAATAAATATGCATGTGGTGGAACTGCCAAAGAAGGCTATATCTTCTTACAAGGTGATCATAGAGATACAATTAAAGACACTTTGATCAATCTTGGATTTGCTGAAGATACTATAGAACTCCACTAG
- a CDS encoding TFIIB-type zinc ribbon-containing protein codes for MVKTTNPKDKCPRCGKGTLVTDANTGENFCGKCGFVITDKVEESGPEWRSFSNEGENKSRAGVPTSLAMHDMGLATVINPQNRDATGKPLTAAMKSTIERLRTWDSRSQVHEPVDRNFRQAFSELDRLKDKLAVGDSVIEKAAYIYRKALEKGLVRGRSISALIASALYAACRDTETPRTLKDIGQASNIKRKDIARCYRLLLRELNLKMPVVDPVKCISRIASKAGLSEKTKRKATKILQTAEEQKISAGKDPMGLAAAALYVACVTNGENKTQRDVAEAAGVTEVTIRNRYKGLKVALNL; via the coding sequence ATGGTGAAAACAACTAATCCAAAAGACAAATGTCCCAGATGTGGCAAAGGCACACTAGTCACAGATGCCAATACAGGAGAGAATTTTTGTGGCAAATGTGGATTTGTGATTACAGACAAAGTGGAAGAATCAGGACCAGAATGGAGGTCTTTTTCTAATGAGGGCGAAAACAAAAGCAGAGCAGGGGTGCCAACATCTCTTGCCATGCATGATATGGGATTAGCCACAGTAATCAACCCACAAAACAGAGACGCAACAGGTAAGCCATTAACTGCTGCAATGAAAAGTACCATTGAAAGACTAAGAACTTGGGACAGCAGAAGCCAAGTTCATGAGCCAGTAGACAGAAACTTTAGACAAGCATTTAGTGAATTAGACAGACTCAAAGACAAACTTGCAGTAGGGGATTCAGTAATTGAAAAAGCAGCTTACATTTATCGAAAAGCGCTTGAAAAAGGACTTGTCAGAGGCCGTTCTATTTCAGCATTAATTGCATCTGCATTATATGCAGCATGTAGAGATACAGAAACCCCAAGAACACTGAAAGACATAGGACAAGCAAGCAACATAAAACGCAAAGACATTGCAAGATGTTATAGATTGTTATTAAGAGAATTGAATTTGAAAATGCCGGTTGTTGATCCTGTGAAATGTATTTCAAGAATTGCAAGTAAGGCGGGCCTTTCTGAAAAAACAAAAAGAAAAGCAACTAAAATTTTGCAAACTGCAGAAGAGCAAAAAATTTCAGCTGGAAAAGATCCTATGGGATTGGCAGCAGCAGCACTGTATGTGGCATGTGTTACAAATGGTGAAAATAAAACACAGAGAGATGTTGCAGAAGCTGCAGGAGTAACAGAAGTTACAATTAGAAACAGGTACAAAGGTTTGAAAGTAGCTCTAAACCTCTAA
- a CDS encoding NAD(P)/FAD-dependent oxidoreductase, whose protein sequence is MSEEYDYDLVVVGGGPAGSSAAFAAAKKGIKVALLEKEESIAETVRTSGVTWIQNIKEFGIPDDCFNPIKKFSFCSPNNEVTISDKVPRAAVLDVRKTYRWLAGEAKKHGADIFVKTNIKNVIKDENGDIAGVTGIGPNGETTFHAKTVIDATGFPSTICKAMGLAPQWERFGAGAEYEVRVENVEEDTWWLMVGQKYSPAGYAWIFPLGNKIVRIGVGIGKPESNVDPTQRLKEIMEKKLGPIKKLGKITEVEFHYGLIPNDGLSRKTVFNNLILVGDSAGQANPLVLEGIRYAIKFGRVAGKVVADAIKSGNTKEEALYPYEENWRKEIESKINSAGKVQDRWIGLTDEEWDKELDIIKELKPEEFIDFIKAEFGLSNMIKLATHHPKLAVRQLFNLVKGKK, encoded by the coding sequence TTGTCTGAAGAATATGATTATGACTTAGTAGTAGTAGGAGGAGGGCCAGCGGGTTCGTCAGCAGCATTTGCCGCAGCAAAAAAGGGCATCAAAGTAGCTTTACTTGAAAAAGAAGAATCAATAGCAGAGACAGTTAGAACCAGCGGGGTCACATGGATTCAAAATATCAAAGAATTTGGAATTCCAGATGATTGTTTTAATCCAATTAAAAAATTTTCATTTTGCTCTCCAAATAACGAAGTTACAATAAGCGATAAGGTGCCAAGAGCAGCAGTTTTAGATGTTAGGAAAACATATCGATGGTTAGCTGGTGAAGCAAAAAAACACGGAGCAGATATTTTTGTAAAAACGAATATCAAAAATGTAATAAAAGATGAAAATGGAGATATCGCAGGAGTGACGGGGATAGGTCCCAACGGAGAAACCACATTTCATGCCAAAACAGTAATTGACGCAACAGGATTTCCTTCAACAATTTGCAAAGCAATGGGATTGGCACCTCAATGGGAAAGGTTTGGGGCAGGTGCAGAATATGAAGTCAGAGTTGAAAATGTAGAAGAAGACACATGGTGGTTAATGGTAGGGCAGAAATATTCACCTGCAGGATATGCATGGATATTTCCTTTAGGAAATAAAATTGTAAGAATTGGAGTAGGGATTGGGAAACCAGAATCAAATGTAGATCCTACACAAAGACTGAAAGAGATAATGGAAAAAAAATTAGGACCGATAAAAAAATTAGGAAAAATAACAGAAGTTGAATTTCATTATGGATTAATTCCAAATGATGGATTATCTAGAAAAACAGTTTTCAATAATTTAATTTTAGTAGGAGATTCAGCAGGACAAGCAAATCCACTTGTTTTAGAAGGAATCAGATATGCCATAAAATTTGGAAGGGTTGCAGGTAAAGTAGTTGCAGATGCAATAAAATCAGGAAATACCAAAGAAGAAGCACTTTATCCTTATGAAGAAAACTGGAGAAAAGAGATAGAATCAAAAATTAATTCTGCAGGAAAGGTTCAGGATAGATGGATAGGACTAACAGATGAAGAATGGGATAAAGAATTAGACATAATTAAAGAATTGAAACCTGAAGAATTTATCGACTTTATAAAAGCAGAATTTGGATTATCAAACATGATAAAATTAGCAACGCATCATCCAAAACTTGCAGTAAGACAATTATTTAATTTGGTAAAAGGTAAAAAATGA
- the cofC gene encoding 2-phospho-L-lactate guanylyltransferase, with product MKTAAIIPVKTFSKAKTRLDLSQHQVEELCKVMLEEILHTLSISPQIEKTIMVTKEEQAIEIGEKFNTITIIDEKEESVNSAVALADRYLLDNKFDASIVFPQDIPFIKTQDIDFMLNYKMHPNFAIIVPSRRFDGTNALVRMPVDLMKTHYDEDSYKIHMNTAKEHTLNVAMVFVKRIMLDVDNSEDLKFLLEQNEKPEISERIKKILESE from the coding sequence TTGAAAACAGCTGCAATCATTCCTGTAAAGACTTTTTCAAAAGCAAAAACACGTTTAGATTTATCACAGCATCAAGTTGAAGAATTATGCAAAGTAATGTTAGAAGAAATTTTACACACGTTATCAATATCACCTCAAATTGAAAAAACCATTATGGTTACAAAAGAAGAGCAGGCAATTGAGATAGGGGAAAAATTTAACACCATTACAATTATTGATGAAAAAGAAGAAAGTGTCAATAGTGCAGTTGCGTTAGCTGACAGATATTTACTTGATAACAAATTTGATGCATCCATAGTATTTCCACAAGATATCCCATTCATCAAAACACAAGATATCGATTTTATGTTAAATTATAAGATGCATCCAAATTTTGCAATTATTGTTCCCTCAAGAAGATTTGACGGGACCAATGCACTTGTCAGAATGCCAGTGGATTTGATGAAAACTCACTATGATGAAGACAGTTACAAAATTCATATGAACACTGCAAAAGAGCACACACTCAATGTAGCAATGGTTTTTGTGAAAAGAATAATGTTGGATGTGGATAATTCAGAGGATCTAAAATTCCTATTAGAACAAAACGAAAAACCAGAAATTTCTGAAAGAATTAAAAAAATATTAGAATCAGAGTAG
- a CDS encoding preprotein translocase subunit Sec61beta, with protein sequence MSSNKKSAPLPASSGGLMRFFEDETKGFKMDPKIVVSIPISLIAVSWVIDLFLAP encoded by the coding sequence ATGAGCAGTAATAAGAAATCAGCACCTCTTCCAGCATCTAGTGGAGGTCTCATGAGATTCTTTGAAGATGAGACAAAAGGATTCAAAATGGATCCAAAAATAGTAGTGTCAATTCCAATTAGCTTGATTGCTGTATCATGGGTAATCGATTTATTTCTAGCTCCGTGA
- a CDS encoding DUF2070 family protein yields MEKAPDDVSNIHNRFSLTLINPSSHYFSLVISLVVASVTVLATYFGYLSEQGFEENWYRLPLVLGVLVITQLLDTRFTKKKEYSKSLHSSLFGNMLWTVTLLMGILSSIVLSKNIELFFIVFGLLLFASFRIGIYTTTLGVSLKKAWAICLIQPLAMYMVLIPQEKWISILSEPMGLGYGISFMIIASVWSVLTDRAGRPAMESTHKTIQAYLASQGNDFEDAEELMEQRSSETKVSTAQIKFVANNGQKEFRMVLPEIHPGPYHPVGGSNIPYLIYKNLSNSAMVMHSISDHALNLPSRNEVEKYIKNLENSKVKEEGVKCTEPVTVQINKARVTGLLFGNNPLLFLSLSPHGMEDIPSYMKTDIVQYANNRNYGRTMIVDCHNAMGEEISKEDGEDMLKAAKSCLDTLITKESHPIELGYANTDEMDVWTEDLGMGGLGIICLKLNDKKYFLGWADANNMENGVREKIIDIFAKKDYHLLEICTSDTHYAPVKARNRNGYYQLGLITSADKLAKWFFEIAKNAETNILTSKFEILENEANVKVMGQGIYEDYSKALDNSLKITKGFVVGGVIFFITSLFL; encoded by the coding sequence ATGGAAAAAGCTCCAGACGATGTTTCAAATATACACAACAGATTCTCTCTAACACTAATCAATCCATCATCACATTACTTTTCATTAGTCATATCACTAGTTGTTGCCAGTGTCACAGTGCTTGCCACATATTTTGGATATCTAAGTGAACAGGGATTTGAAGAAAATTGGTATAGACTGCCATTGGTTTTAGGGGTTCTCGTAATAACACAGTTGTTAGATACGCGATTTACAAAGAAAAAAGAATATTCAAAATCTTTGCATTCATCACTTTTTGGAAATATGTTATGGACTGTTACTTTGTTGATGGGAATTCTATCCAGCATAGTTTTATCAAAAAACATTGAATTGTTTTTTATCGTATTTGGATTATTGTTGTTTGCAAGTTTTAGAATTGGAATTTATACAACCACGCTTGGAGTAAGCCTCAAAAAAGCATGGGCCATTTGTTTAATTCAACCATTGGCAATGTACATGGTATTGATTCCACAAGAAAAGTGGATTTCAATATTAAGTGAACCAATGGGTTTAGGATATGGAATATCGTTTATGATCATAGCAAGTGTATGGTCAGTTCTCACAGATAGAGCTGGAAGGCCGGCTATGGAGAGCACACATAAAACAATTCAGGCATATTTAGCATCTCAAGGCAATGATTTTGAAGACGCAGAAGAATTAATGGAACAACGCTCAAGTGAGACTAAAGTATCTACAGCACAAATTAAATTTGTAGCAAATAATGGACAGAAAGAATTCAGGATGGTCTTACCAGAGATACATCCAGGCCCATATCATCCAGTGGGAGGAAGTAATATTCCATATCTAATTTACAAAAATCTATCAAATTCAGCAATGGTTATGCACAGCATATCAGACCATGCATTGAATCTTCCTTCAAGAAACGAAGTTGAAAAATATATTAAAAATTTGGAAAACAGCAAAGTCAAAGAAGAAGGAGTAAAGTGTACTGAACCAGTAACAGTTCAAATTAACAAAGCTAGAGTGACAGGATTACTGTTTGGCAATAACCCGTTATTGTTTTTGTCATTGTCACCACACGGCATGGAAGATATTCCAAGTTATATGAAAACAGACATTGTTCAATATGCAAATAATAGAAATTATGGCAGAACAATGATAGTTGATTGCCATAATGCAATGGGTGAAGAAATTTCAAAAGAAGATGGTGAAGATATGCTAAAAGCAGCAAAATCATGTCTTGACACTCTCATTACAAAAGAAAGCCATCCAATTGAATTAGGATATGCCAACACAGATGAGATGGATGTATGGACTGAGGATTTAGGGATGGGAGGATTAGGAATAATTTGTTTAAAGCTAAATGATAAAAAATATTTTCTTGGATGGGCAGATGCCAACAATATGGAAAATGGAGTAAGAGAGAAAATCATAGACATATTTGCAAAAAAAGATTATCATTTGTTAGAAATTTGTACATCAGACACACATTACGCTCCTGTAAAAGCTAGGAATAGAAATGGTTACTATCAATTAGGATTAATCACCAGTGCAGACAAACTTGCAAAATGGTTCTTTGAAATTGCAAAAAATGCAGAGACAAATATTTTGACATCAAAATTTGAGATTTTAGAAAATGAAGCAAATGTAAAAGTGATGGGCCAAGGAATCTATGAAGATTATTCTAAAGCATTAGACAATTCATTAAAAATCACCAAAGGATTTGTGGTTGGAGGAGTGATATTTTTTATCACTAGTCTGTTCCTATAG
- a CDS encoding class I SAM-dependent methyltransferase: MDKVRETFDKWAQNGRAELMEEEHGKNVIKFLNTISFEKPFTFLDVGCGNGWVVRKIAKEKQCRKAIGIDKSKKMITQSKKKIENKKEEFIHTDIESMQYKGKFDFIFSMESLYYANSIEVALDKIYKLLKPGGQFFCGTDFYTDNKATARWKGIMKIQMHLHPKKEWKSFFKNAGFDVKTKHIKDLNSKKKWKREYGTLFIIGTKPAK; this comes from the coding sequence ATGGACAAAGTAAGAGAAACTTTTGACAAATGGGCTCAAAATGGAAGGGCTGAATTAATGGAGGAAGAACATGGAAAAAATGTCATAAAATTTCTAAATACAATATCATTTGAAAAACCATTTACATTTCTAGATGTAGGTTGTGGAAACGGATGGGTAGTAAGAAAAATTGCAAAAGAAAAGCAATGCAGAAAAGCAATTGGAATAGACAAAAGTAAAAAAATGATAACTCAATCAAAGAAAAAAATAGAAAACAAAAAAGAAGAATTCATACACACAGATATTGAATCAATGCAATACAAAGGAAAATTTGATTTTATTTTTTCAATGGAATCACTGTATTATGCAAACTCTATAGAAGTAGCACTAGACAAAATTTACAAATTGTTAAAACCAGGAGGGCAATTTTTTTGCGGTACAGACTTTTACACAGACAACAAAGCAACAGCAAGATGGAAAGGAATAATGAAAATTCAGATGCACCTTCATCCAAAAAAGGAATGGAAGAGTTTTTTTAAAAATGCAGGATTTGATGTGAAAACAAAACATATCAAAGATTTAAACAGTAAGAAAAAATGGAAAAGAGAATACGGAACATTATTCATTATAGGCACAAAACCTGCAAAGTAA
- a CDS encoding SDR family oxidoreductase: MRLNEKVAIVTGASSDIGKGIAKRFAEEGAKVILVARNLEQLEATRKEIGNEELTASVSCDLTDESQVLQAVNQIMDTYGKIDIVINNAGAINDPVHFHEMKDSEIKKLIDINLLGVFHMTKAALSKMSDVKSGSIVNIGSISSERAIPRVHLAVYSSTKAAISMFTKSIAVEYARRNIRCNCVNPGIINSGMIKPYLDDPQARKVLEERLPLARVGEPEDVANAALYLASDEANWVTGTILNVDGGKSASEG; encoded by the coding sequence ATGCGATTAAATGAAAAAGTAGCCATTGTTACTGGAGCATCAAGTGACATTGGGAAAGGTATTGCAAAAAGATTTGCAGAAGAAGGGGCAAAAGTCATCCTAGTTGCAAGAAATTTAGAACAGTTGGAGGCCACTAGAAAAGAGATAGGAAATGAGGAATTAACAGCATCGGTATCATGTGATCTTACCGATGAATCTCAAGTCCTACAAGCTGTTAACCAGATTATGGATACGTATGGTAAAATAGATATTGTGATAAATAATGCAGGAGCAATTAACGATCCTGTACACTTTCACGAAATGAAAGATTCTGAAATAAAAAAATTGATTGACATTAACTTGTTAGGAGTGTTCCATATGACAAAAGCAGCGTTATCAAAAATGTCAGATGTTAAAAGTGGTTCAATTGTAAACATAGGTTCAATTTCAAGCGAAAGAGCAATTCCAAGAGTTCATTTAGCAGTATACTCATCTACAAAAGCCGCAATTTCGATGTTTACAAAATCAATCGCTGTAGAATATGCAAGAAGAAACATCAGATGTAACTGTGTCAATCCAGGAATCATTAATTCAGGAATGATAAAACCATATCTTGATGATCCACAAGCAAGAAAAGTACTAGAAGAAAGATTGCCTCTAGCCAGAGTGGGCGAACCAGAAGATGTTGCAAATGCTGCATTGTACTTAGCTTCAGATGAAGCAAACTGGGTTACAGGAACCATTTTGAATGTAGATGGCGGTAAATCAGCATCTGAAGGATAA
- a CDS encoding CPBP family intramembrane glutamic endopeptidase, translated as MQNSNKIIQSIGIPFTALLSVIFGLLLVSFPIGIYVVFETDVGGDINYEFPLTHLSLFENTDLYQSSIDVSVGDAFTLLWVFYLALFTLAILGPRHDFFKILTPIISFGKYDTYANYMIGVTKWFSILILISAVINFVQEGFGMEIVPPLVDNDLIQFFYVTLAPLIEEFSFRLILVGIPLFALYSSKSSAKYFVRCLWNPSILNIDDSKKALLLILFVGILFGFSHIAFSDSWSSGKFAQAAASGIILGWVYLRYGFVASLLIHWATNYFVFSYVNFISQINMISIDEAFSHSLMSTLEILILVAGVFSICILFVNRFNSKRESDLEV; from the coding sequence TTGCAAAATTCAAATAAAATTATTCAATCTATTGGAATTCCTTTCACTGCTTTACTTTCAGTAATCTTTGGTTTGTTGCTTGTATCTTTTCCCATTGGAATCTATGTTGTTTTTGAAACTGATGTTGGTGGAGATATCAATTATGAATTCCCACTAACTCATCTTAGTTTGTTTGAAAATACTGATCTTTATCAGTCTTCAATTGATGTTAGTGTCGGTGATGCTTTTACTCTTTTGTGGGTTTTTTATCTGGCACTGTTTACCCTTGCCATTTTAGGCCCACGACATGATTTTTTCAAAATTCTTACTCCTATCATATCTTTTGGAAAATACGATACTTATGCAAATTATATGATTGGAGTCACAAAATGGTTTTCAATTTTAATTTTAATTTCTGCTGTAATTAACTTTGTACAAGAAGGATTTGGAATGGAAATTGTTCCTCCATTGGTAGATAATGATCTAATTCAATTTTTTTATGTCACTCTTGCTCCTTTGATTGAAGAATTTAGTTTTAGGTTGATTTTAGTTGGAATACCTCTTTTTGCTCTTTATTCAAGCAAATCTTCTGCAAAATATTTTGTAAGATGTTTATGGAATCCTTCTATTTTGAATATTGATGATTCAAAAAAGGCTCTTCTTTTGATCCTCTTTGTAGGTATTCTTTTTGGTTTTTCTCATATTGCCTTTAGCGATTCTTGGAGTAGTGGTAAATTTGCACAGGCTGCTGCAAGTGGCATAATTTTAGGTTGGGTGTATCTTAGATATGGATTCGTGGCTTCACTCTTAATCCACTGGGCAACAAACTACTTTGTTTTTTCATATGTGAATTTCATTTCACAAATCAACATGATTTCAATTGATGAGGCATTTTCACATTCTTTAATGTCTACTTTGGAAATTTTGATTTTAGTTGCAGGTGTTTTTTCTATTTGTATTTTGTTTGTAAATAGATTTAATTCTAAAAGAGAATCCGACTTAGAGGTTTAG
- the cofD gene encoding 2-phospho-L-lactate transferase, with protein MITVLAGGTGSVKLVRGLVSQESKVNVISNVGDNYWLYGLYVCPDIDTIVYGLADLLDQERGWGMKKDTFNFLRQMEVFGEETWFRVGDRDAATHLIRTNMLKNGKNLSDITKWMCEKFAVSANIIPVTDNSIETRITTDKGELHLQEYWVKHRGKDPVEGIQYIGADKARPNPEAVNAIHDADLVILAPGNPLTSIGPMLQIKGIRKELSKIKKKVVAISPLIGDNAISGPAAKYMQAAGIESNAYGLAKMYSDVCSNIIVDTKDRMLVKKIQSLDMKVFETKITMKNKLAEDALANFILKQVHV; from the coding sequence ATGATTACAGTCTTAGCAGGAGGAACAGGATCGGTGAAACTAGTAAGAGGACTAGTATCCCAAGAATCAAAAGTAAATGTGATTAGCAATGTAGGAGACAATTATTGGTTATACGGACTTTATGTTTGCCCAGATATTGATACAATTGTATACGGATTAGCAGATCTACTTGATCAAGAAAGAGGATGGGGAATGAAGAAAGATACATTCAACTTTTTACGTCAAATGGAGGTTTTTGGAGAAGAAACATGGTTCAGAGTTGGAGACAGAGATGCAGCAACTCATCTGATTAGGACAAATATGTTGAAAAACGGAAAGAATCTTAGTGATATTACAAAATGGATGTGTGAAAAATTTGCAGTTAGTGCAAACATTATTCCAGTTACAGACAACAGTATTGAAACAAGAATTACTACAGATAAAGGAGAATTGCATTTACAAGAATATTGGGTAAAACATAGAGGAAAGGATCCTGTTGAAGGAATTCAATATATCGGAGCAGATAAAGCTCGTCCAAACCCAGAAGCAGTTAATGCAATTCATGATGCAGATTTGGTAATTTTGGCACCAGGAAACCCTTTAACATCAATCGGACCAATGTTACAAATCAAAGGAATCAGAAAAGAACTATCCAAGATTAAGAAAAAAGTTGTTGCAATTAGTCCTCTAATAGGAGATAATGCAATAAGTGGACCAGCTGCAAAATACATGCAAGCAGCAGGAATAGAATCAAATGCATATGGATTAGCAAAGATGTATTCTGATGTATGTTCAAACATAATTGTAGATACAAAAGATAGAATGTTAGTTAAAAAAATTCAAAGTTTGGACATGAAAGTTTTTGAAACAAAAATCACCATGAAAAATAAACTTGCTGAAGACGCATTAGCAAATTTCATTTTAAAACAAGTACACGTATAA